A single region of the Saprospiraceae bacterium genome encodes:
- a CDS encoding aminotransferase class I/II-fold pyridoxal phosphate-dependent enzyme, which translates to MAISTIIKAASRMGEVEEYYFSQKLREIAQMRSEGKAVLNLGIGSPDLPPSEGVIAELQTESERSNSHGYQSYIGIPELRTAFAQWYKAWFDVELNPNGEILPLMGSKEGIMHISMTYLEPGDEVLVPNPGYPAYRSVAHLTGASIREYALEEERGWTPDLEALAKTDLRKVKIMWVNYPNMPTGAQAQRSFYEELIAFAKAHHILVVNDNPYGFILNDQQLSILSIEGAKAVALELNSLSKSHNMAGWRIGMLAGDEAYLSTILRFKSNMDSGMFRPLQVAAVKALSQPAYWYQSVNAIYRSRREKVYELLDLLDCQYDKDQVGMFVWARIPAAYRSGFELSDEVLYKAHVFITPGGIFGSQGNDYIRVSLCSESAIFEEAIRKIEKVKL; encoded by the coding sequence ATGGCAATATCGACGATTATTAAGGCGGCAAGCCGAATGGGAGAGGTAGAAGAATATTACTTTTCTCAAAAGCTAAGGGAGATTGCCCAGATGCGATCTGAAGGCAAGGCGGTGCTCAACCTGGGTATCGGTAGTCCGGATCTTCCTCCTTCAGAAGGCGTTATAGCGGAATTGCAAACAGAGAGCGAGCGCTCAAATAGTCATGGCTATCAAAGTTATATCGGCATTCCGGAACTGCGAACAGCCTTTGCACAATGGTACAAAGCATGGTTTGATGTTGAGCTCAATCCCAATGGAGAAATTTTGCCCTTAATGGGTTCCAAAGAAGGGATTATGCACATTTCGATGACCTATCTGGAGCCTGGCGATGAGGTCTTGGTTCCCAATCCAGGTTATCCGGCCTATCGGTCTGTTGCTCATTTGACAGGGGCATCGATTCGGGAATATGCCTTGGAGGAAGAAAGGGGATGGACACCCGATCTGGAGGCCCTGGCTAAAACGGACTTGCGTAAGGTGAAAATCATGTGGGTTAATTATCCCAATATGCCTACTGGCGCGCAGGCTCAGCGGTCCTTTTACGAAGAACTGATCGCTTTTGCCAAAGCCCATCATATTTTAGTCGTTAATGACAACCCATACGGGTTTATTCTCAATGACCAGCAATTGAGTATCCTAAGCATCGAAGGCGCCAAAGCGGTCGCCTTGGAGCTCAATTCCCTCAGCAAATCGCATAATATGGCCGGTTGGCGAATAGGCATGTTGGCCGGGGATGAGGCTTATCTAAGTACTATTTTGCGATTCAAAAGCAATATGGATTCAGGGATGTTCAGGCCGCTACAGGTGGCCGCCGTGAAGGCCCTTTCCCAACCAGCCTATTGGTACCAATCCGTCAATGCCATTTATCGGAGTCGGAGAGAAAAGGTGTATGAACTCCTCGATTTATTAGATTGCCAATACGATAAAGACCAGGTAGGCATGTTTGTTTGGGCCCGTATTCCAGCAGCCTATCGTTCTGGTTTTGAATTGTCGGATGAGGTGCTTTACAAGGCACATGTTTTTATTACACCTGGCGGTATTTTTGGTAGTCAGGGGAATGACTATATCAGGGTGTCGCTTTGTAGCGAAAGCGCCATTTTTGAAGAGGCTATTCGAAAGATTGAAAAAGTAAAGTTATGA
- a CDS encoding prephenate dehydrogenase: MTITIVGIGLIGGSLAITLKENGFAQKVLGVDIKPENIDKAIRRRLIDEERSLSAAIAESDIIVLSTPVDAMLSLLPKILDQIDQQTVIDVGSTKGLLLESVKNHPKRGRYVATHPMAGTEHSGPEAAVPNLFEGKCTVLIDIEDSDADALAQTRALYNTIPMRQVVLDRLSHDIHTAYVSHISHISSFALALTVLAKEKDEDRIFELASGGFGSTVRLAKSSPDMWIPIFRQNRDNVLDVLDEHIQQLARFRSLLIKKDFDTFYKLIQESNQIRKILS, from the coding sequence ATGACCATTACGATTGTTGGAATAGGGCTTATTGGTGGCTCCCTGGCCATTACCCTAAAGGAAAATGGCTTTGCCCAAAAAGTATTGGGGGTAGACATTAAGCCGGAAAATATTGATAAAGCGATTCGCCGCCGTTTGATTGATGAAGAACGGTCCTTGTCAGCGGCCATTGCCGAATCTGATATTATCGTCCTTTCTACCCCAGTTGATGCCATGCTTTCCCTTTTACCTAAGATCTTGGATCAAATAGACCAGCAAACCGTCATAGATGTAGGATCGACCAAGGGGCTACTACTGGAATCTGTCAAAAACCATCCTAAACGTGGTCGCTATGTCGCCACCCACCCGATGGCGGGAACGGAGCACAGCGGTCCAGAAGCGGCGGTTCCCAACTTATTTGAAGGCAAATGTACGGTCCTGATTGATATAGAAGATAGCGATGCGGATGCCTTGGCGCAAACAAGAGCCCTCTACAATACGATCCCCATGCGGCAGGTCGTTTTGGACCGGCTATCGCATGACATCCATACGGCATATGTCTCTCATATTTCGCATATTAGTTCTTTTGCCTTGGCGCTGACCGTCCTGGCCAAAGAAAAAGATGAAGATCGTATCTTTGAGTTAGCAAGTGGTGGATTTGGTTCCACTGTCCGTTTAGCAAAGAGTTCTCCCGATATGTGGATACCCATATTCAGACAAAACCGGGACAACGTTCTGGATGTATTGGATGAACATATCCAACAGTTGGCTCGATTTCGTAGTTTGCTAATTAAGAAAGATTTTGATACCTTTTACAAACTGATTCAGGAATCTAATCAAATACGTAAAATATTATCCTAA